From Bacillus basilensis, a single genomic window includes:
- the prfA gene encoding peptide chain release factor 1, giving the protein MLDRLQAVEDRYEKLNELLSDPEIISDTNKLREYSKEQSDIQDTVEVYREYKDVREQLKDAKAMLEDKLDAEMRDMVKEEVSELEAQEKTLSERLKILLVPKDPNDDKNVIVEVRGAAGGDEAALFAGDLYRMYSRYAEVQGWKTEIIEASYTELGGYKEIIFMINGKGAFAKLKFENGAHRVQRVPETESGGRIHTSTATVAVLPEAEEVEIDIHEKDVRVDTFASSGPGGQSVNTTMSAVRLTHLPTGVVVSCQDEKSQIKNKEKAMKVLRARVYDKFRQEAQAEYDQNRKQAVGTGDRSERIRTYNFPQNRVTDHRIGLTIQKLDQILQGKLDDFINALVMEDQAQKMEAAE; this is encoded by the coding sequence GTGTTAGATCGTTTGCAAGCTGTAGAAGATCGTTATGAGAAGTTAAATGAATTGTTAAGTGATCCAGAGATTATTAGCGATACAAATAAGCTTCGTGAGTATTCAAAGGAACAATCTGATATACAAGATACGGTAGAGGTGTATCGTGAGTATAAAGATGTTCGTGAGCAATTAAAAGATGCAAAAGCAATGTTAGAGGATAAGTTAGACGCAGAAATGCGTGACATGGTAAAAGAAGAGGTTTCTGAGTTAGAAGCACAAGAAAAAACATTATCAGAGCGTCTGAAAATTTTACTTGTTCCAAAAGACCCTAATGATGATAAGAACGTTATCGTTGAGGTTCGTGGAGCTGCTGGTGGCGACGAGGCCGCTTTATTTGCTGGTGACTTATACCGTATGTATAGCCGCTATGCTGAGGTGCAAGGTTGGAAAACGGAGATTATCGAGGCTAGCTATACAGAATTAGGTGGATATAAAGAGATTATCTTTATGATTAACGGTAAAGGTGCTTTCGCGAAGCTGAAATTCGAGAATGGTGCTCACCGTGTACAACGTGTTCCTGAAACGGAATCTGGTGGACGTATTCATACATCTACAGCAACTGTAGCTGTATTACCAGAGGCAGAAGAAGTAGAAATTGACATTCATGAGAAAGACGTTCGTGTTGATACATTCGCTTCTAGTGGACCTGGTGGACAGAGCGTTAATACAACGATGTCAGCGGTACGTTTAACGCATTTACCGACTGGTGTAGTTGTATCATGTCAGGATGAGAAATCACAGATTAAGAATAAAGAAAAAGCGATGAAAGTATTACGCGCACGTGTTTATGATAAGTTTAGACAAGAAGCACAAGCTGAGTATGATCAAAACCGTAAACAAGCTGTTGGTACGGGTGATCGTTCAGAGCGTATTCGTACGTATAACTTCCCGCAAAACCGTGTTACAGACCATCGAATCGGTTTAACGATTCAAAAGCTAGATCAAATCTTACAAGGTAAGTTAGATGATTTCATCAATGCCTTAGTGATGGAAGATCAGGCTCAAAAGATGGAGGCAGCTGAGTAA
- a CDS encoding thymidine kinase: MYLINQNGWIEVICGSMFSGKSEELIRRVRRTQFAKQHAIVFKPCIDNRYSEEDVVSHNGLKVRAVPVSASKDIFEHITEELDVIAIDEVQFFDGDIVEVVQVLANRGYRVIVAGLDQDFRGLPFGQVPQLMAIAEHVTKLQAVCSVCGSPASRTQRLIDGEPAAFDDPIILVGASESYEPRCRHCHAVPANKDK, from the coding sequence ATGTACTTAATAAATCAAAATGGCTGGATTGAAGTGATTTGCGGTAGTATGTTTTCTGGCAAATCAGAAGAGCTAATCCGTCGTGTGCGCCGTACGCAATTTGCAAAACAACATGCAATTGTATTTAAACCATGTATTGATAATCGTTATAGTGAAGAAGATGTTGTATCACATAACGGATTAAAGGTAAGAGCAGTTCCTGTTTCAGCTTCAAAGGATATATTTGAACATATTACAGAAGAGCTGGATGTTATTGCAATCGATGAGGTGCAATTTTTTGATGGGGACATTGTGGAAGTGGTGCAAGTATTAGCAAATCGTGGCTATCGTGTCATTGTAGCTGGTTTAGACCAAGATTTCCGTGGTCTACCATTTGGACAAGTTCCTCAGCTGATGGCGATTGCTGAACATGTAACAAAACTACAAGCAGTATGTTCTGTATGTGGATCTCCAGCAAGTCGTACACAACGATTAATTGATGGAGAGCCAGCGGCATTCGATGATCCGATTATTTTAGTTGGGGCTTCAGAATCATATGAACCACGTTGTCGTCATTGTCATGCAGTTCCTGCAAACAAAGATAAGTAA
- a CDS encoding type B 50S ribosomal protein L31: MKAGIHPDYKKVVFMDTNTGFKFLSGSTKGSNETVEWEDGNTYPLLKVEISSDSHPFYTGRQKFATADGRVDRFNKKYGIK; encoded by the coding sequence ATGAAAGCAGGAATTCACCCAGATTACAAGAAAGTTGTATTCATGGACACAAACACAGGCTTCAAATTCTTAAGCGGATCTACTAAAGGATCTAACGAGACTGTTGAGTGGGAAGATGGTAACACTTATCCATTACTAAAAGTTGAGATCAGTTCTGATTCTCACCCATTCTACACTGGACGTCAGAAATTTGCTACTGCAGATGGACGCGTTGACCGCTTCAATAAGAAATACGGTATTAAGTAA